The sequence CTGGTGGAATGGGGAGCGCTGGACCGGGGCGGACGTTCCGGATTTCCCGCTGACTTCGCCGCCGTCCCAGGGCGTGGGGCCTTTCATCATCACCCAGACCGGGGCCGGACATCTGTTCGCCTCGGAATGGCTGAACGAAGGGCCGTTCCCTGAGCACTACGAACCGATGGAGACTCCCATCGACCGAAATCCGATGAACCCGGACAATCCGCTGGCGCTCAATAACCCGATCGCGCGTGTCTTCGAGCAGGATCGGGATTCGTTCGGTTCCAACAAGGATTTTCCCTACGCGGCAACGACATACCGCCTCACCGAACATTTCCACTACTGGACGACCCACGCGCGGCTTAACGCCATCGCCCAGCCGGAAAAGTTCATCGAGATGAGTACCGTGCTGGCCGAGGAACTGGGTATCGCGGCGGGCGAGCGGGTGAAGGTCACGTCCAAGCGGGGCTTCATCACGGCGGTCGCCGTGGTGACCAAGCGGTTGGTCCCGCTGCAGATCGACGGCCGTACCGTGCACCAGATCGGGATTCCGATCCATTGGGGCTTCAAGGGTGTCGCGAAAAAGGCGCACCTGACCAACACGCTCACGCCGTTCGTGGGTGATGGAAACACGCAGACGCCGGAGTTCAAGTCGTTCCTGGTGAATGTGGAGAAGATTGGAGGAGCCGTCTGATGCGTGGTGACCAGATCAACCTGCAAAACATCATCGCCCGTTCAGCGACCACCACCCCCTCGCCGCAGGTGCGGCATGGGGGCGTGGACAAGGTCACCAAGCTGATCGATGTGTCGGTCTGCATTGGCTGCAAGGCGTGTCAGGTGGCGTGTTCCGAATGGAACGACCTGCGCGACGAGGTCGGCGAGTGCGACGGGACCTACAACAACCCGCAGGACCTGACGGCCGAGTCGTTCGAGGTCATGCGCTTCAGTGAATACGAGAACGAGCAGGGCAACCTCGAGTGGCTGATCCGCAAGGATAACTGCATGCATTGCGCCGAGCCGGGCTGCCTAAAGGCCTGCCCGTCGCCAGGCGCCATCGTGCAATACGCCAACGGTATCGTGGATTTCAACTCCGAGCACTGCATCGGTTGCGGTTATTGCGTGGCCGGCTGCCCCTTCGATATCCCGCGTATCTCCAAGAAAGACAACAAGGCTTATAAGTGCACGCTGTGTTCGGACCGGGTCTATCACGGGCTCGAACCCGCCTGCGTGAAAAGCTGCCCAACCTCGGCGATCATGTTCGGCACCAAGGACGACATGCTCGACTACGGTGCCCATCGGGTCGAACATCTGAAGGGACGGGGCTACGAGAACGCCGGCATCTACGATCCACCGGGCGTTGGCGGCACGCACGTGGTGTATGTGTTGCAGCACGCCGACAAGCCGGAGATCTACAGCGGTCTGCCCAAGGACCCGCATATCAGTCCGACGGTCGAGCTGTGGAAGGGCGTAACCAAGCCGATCATGTCCGTGGCACTGGGCGTGTCGGTGCTGGCCGGGTTCTTCCACTACGTGATGAAGGGGCCCAAGGAGGAGCCCGAAGACGATCCGGACCCTGAGCTGGCAGCGCGCGACCGAGCGCTCGATCGTCGCGAGGAGGACCGGTTATGAGCCATTCCAACGTCAAGTACGGAATCCTGCGTTACGGATGGTGGACAAGGGTCAATCACTGGCTCATCGCGATCACCTTCGTCTTGCTCACCCTGAGTGGCCTCGCGCTGTTCTATCCAGCCTTCTTCGGCCTGACCGCGCTGTTCGGCGGGCCGGAGCCGACCCGAATCGTGCACCCCTATATCGGTGTGTTCATGTCGCTATTCTTTATGATCCAGGCGGTGCGCTTCTTCGGCGACAACCTGATCCGGCGCCATGACGTGCAATGGGTCCGGCAGATTGGCGACGTGCTCAGCAACCGCGACGAGCGTTTGCCGCCCGTGGGCAAGAACAACGCCGGTCAGAAGCTGGTGTACTGGATTTTCCTGGCCACGGTGCCGATCCTGCTGATCACCGGCATCGTGCTCTGGCGGCCCTGGATCGCCGATGACATGCCGGTCTGGGCCCTGCGCTGGGCGGTGATGATTCATGCGATCACGGCGTTCGTTGCCATCATCACGCTGGTCATCCACGTCTACTCGGCGATCTGGGTGAAAGGCTCGGTCCGCGCCATGACGCAAGGCCGCGTGAGCCATGCCTGGGCACGCCACCATCATGGTTTGTGGTACGAGGACATCATGCGCAACAACAAATCCGATGCTCAGAGCGCATCGCCGACAAGCGAAGTGCAGGATCGTCGCCCATGAATGGAGCTGCAGTGAATCATGCTTATGGCAGTGCGCCTTCCGGGATCATGGAAGCGCCGCATGTGACGCTTCCCGACGCCAAGGTTTTCAGTAAACGGGCCACCCGACTGAGGGAGCTGGTGGTACAGGTCCCGTCGCTGGATGAATTTCTCGCCTTCATGGCCCGGCTGGTACAGGCCCAGCATCAGGTGCTGAACGATCACGAGCCGGCGTGGCGCCCGGCGGCCGGGGCATTCGATCAGGCGCTGAAACATGGGATGCCGCCGCTGGGCTTCCAGGCGTTGCGTCGTGACGTTGGCTGGCAACACGACCTGCTCGCGCTGCTCGATGCCGTTGAACTGCACGTGGGGACGCGTCAGCGCCCCTTGCTCGGCACCTTGCGCGAAATGCCGCCTGAGCAGCGCGACGCACTGGCCGATGATGTGTTCGAGATGCGCCCCGGTAACGAGGCCACCCGAGCCTTGCTTCCGTTGGTGGCCGCAGCGCTGCAGGTCAGCTGGGTTCGCATGGCCATGGGGCTGCCCGACGCTCCCACGCGTCCGACGGGCGAGGCGAAGACGCTGTGCCCCTGTTGTGGCGCCGCGCCGGTCGCGAGCGTGGTGCATAACGAGCGCCATCGCAGCGGCGTGCGCTATCTGCATTGTGCGATCTGCGCGACAGAGTGGCATCTGGAGCGCATCACCTGCAGCGCATGCGACACCGGTGGCAAGTTGCTCTACCTGTCGCTTGATGACGACCAGGGCAAGCCTTTCCTGCCTGTCCAGGCGGAAGCCTGCGGCGAATGCCACAGCTACCTGAAACTCATGCAGCGTGAACTTCATGGGCGCGCCGAACCGATCGCCGACGATCTCGCCAGCCTGGCCCTGGACTTGCTACTGGCTGAGCAGGGCGAGTACGTACGAAGTGGCTACAACCCGTTGCTGATCACCGCCGACTAGCGTTTCAGGTGGGCTCCGGCTCTTCGTCGGCGACCGCCTGGCCGCCAAACGGGGTGCCGGGTTTGTAATCGTCGAGATCGTCGGGGCAGGGCAGCTGCGGCAAATCGCCCGGTCTGTCGTGCACGACGGGGTCGGGTTGCGGTACATCGGGGCGTGCATGCGGAGTCATGGAGGTCTCCATCCATCGTGATAACCACACCAGCAATAGCGCATGGCGGGCAGGGTGCAAGTGCGTCGCCACCCGTCGCGCCTGGCGTGTCATTGATTACAGACTGTTTTGCATGCCCCGCCCGAGTTTCCGACGTCCGTCAGCCAAGGGCGTCGGCTGGCCCCGTCGCAGCCTGTTCTGCTGAACTTTTAGACCCTCCGTTGGCTCGGAAGAACAGAGCCAGTGAAAGCCTGCCGAGCCGGTTCTCACACGGTAAACCCTATCCTGACGGTCCCGCTCTTCGAGCGGTTGGGTTTGCTGTATCGCAACGATCAAGGCCCCAGGAGCCCGTTCGATGATCGAGTCACAGCCCCACGCAACGATTCACCCCCGACTTGAACAGGCGTTGAAGATGCCGCGTATTGCCATCGAGGCGACCGAGCCGGTGCTCGATGGCGGTCGATTCGCTGCCAAGGCCATCATCGGCCACCCGGTGAACGTGACCAGCAAGATCTTCGCCGACGGTCATGATCAGCTGGCCGCTGCGATCTGCTGGCGCACCCGGGACGAAACCGGATGGCGTCGCGCCCGCCTCAAACTGATCGGTAACGACATATGGGAGGGGCATTTCACGCCAACACAGGTTGCCGGTCATGAGTTCATGATCGAAGCCTGGTGGGACGTGTACGAAACCTACCGTTACGAGCTGTCCAAGAAGCACGCCGCCGGTGTGCCGGTCCAGTTGGAGCTGGAGGAGGGCCGCTTGTTGCTGGAGCGCGCAAGCGGTCGTGCCCAGGGCGAAACCAAGGCCATCATCGATGACTTGCTGCATCGCCTGAGCACCGCGCATCTGGATGACGAGCGCGTCTCGGTGATGCTCGCCGACGAAACCGCCGCGGTCATGGCCGATGCGGACCCGCGCGAGCATTGCAGCCAAAGCCCGGTCTTCGCGCTGGACGTCGAACGCCCACTGGCCCAGTTCGCCAGCTGGTACGAGCTGTTTCCTCGCTCCGAAACCGACGATCCGAATCGCCATGGCACCTTTCGCGACGTCCACAAGCGGCTGCCGTCCATCCGCGACATGGGCTTCGATGTACTCTATTTCACGCCGATTCACCCCATCGGTCGCAAACACCGCAAGGGCCGCAACAACAGCCTGGACGCAGGACCGCACGATCCGGGCAGCCCCTATGCGATCGGCAGTGAAGAGGGCGGCCATGACGCGGTGCATCCGCAATTGGGCACGCTGGAGGACTTCCGGGAGCTGGTCGCGGCCGCGCGTGAGCATGGCCTGGAGATCGCCCTCGACTTTGCCATTCAATGCTCTCAGGATCACCCCTGGTTGAAAGAGCACCCGGGCTGGTTCTCCTGGCGCCCTGACGGGACCATTCGCTACGCCGAAAACCCGCCGAAAAAGTACCAGGACATCGTCAACGTCGATTTCTACGCCGAAGACGCCATGCCGGACCTGTGGATCGCGTTGCGTGACGTCGTCTGGCATTGGGTCGAGCAGGGCGTCAAGATCTTCCGGGTCGACAACCCCCACACCAAGCCGCTGCCGTTCTGGGAGTGGATGATCGCCGATATCCGTGAACGCGATCCGGATGTGATGTTCCTTGCCGAAGCCTTCACCCGTCCGGCGATGATGGCGCGCCTGGGCAAAGTCGGCTTCAACCAGAGCTATACCTACTTTACCTGGCGCAATAACAAGGCGGAGCTGACCGAATACCTCACTGAGCTCAACGAGCCGCCGCTGCGCGATTGCTATCGCCCGAATTTCTTCGTCAACACACCGGATATCAACCCGTTTTTCCTTCACGACTCAGGACGTCCCGGGTTTCTCATCCGCGCGGCACTGGCCACCATGGGCTCAGGGCTGTGGGGTATGTACTCAGGCTTCGAGCTGTGCGAGTCCGCGGCGATCCCCGGCAAGGAGGAATACCTGGACTCTGAGAAATATGAAATCCGCCCGCGTGACTATCACGCGCCCGGCAACATCATCGCCGAGATCGCGCAGCTCAATCGCATCCGCAGGCAGAACCCGGCCCTGCAGACCCATCTCGGGTTCAAGGCCTACACGGCCTATAACGACAACATCCTGTACTTCGGCAAACGCACGCCGGACCGCTCCAATTTCATTCTGGTCGCCATCAGCCTCGATCCGCATAACGCACAGGAAGCGCATTTCGAGTTGCCCTTGTGGGAACTCGGGTTGCCGGACCACGCCGAGACGCGCGGTGAAGACCTCATGAACGGGCATCGCTGGACGTGGTACGGCAAGACGCAATGGATGCGCATCGAGCCCTGGTACCAGCCGTTCGGTATCTGGCGGTTGACCGCCGACGCACCCGATCCGGACTTAAAGTAAATTCTAGGTTACGGGTAGTTATCGTTATATTTCAATCAGATATAAGATATACCTAGAGTTAGTCTCAAATACTGAAGCTCTTAGTCAGGCTCCACCCGACACCTCACAGGGGCGGGTTATGGAGGCCATAAAAGGAACGAGAAGATGGCCAAAGCGCGCAAACCCGCCGCATTCATCAAAGACCCCCTCTGGTACAAGGATGCGGTGGTCTATCAGGTACACCTAAAATCGTTTTACGACTCCAACAATGACGGCGTCGGCGACTTTCAGGGCTTGATCGAGAAGCTCGACTACATCGCCGACCTGGGCGTCAATACCATCTGGCTGTTGCCGTTCTACCCTTCGCCAAGGCGCGACGACGGGTATGACATCGCTGAATACCGGGGCGTGCACCCCGATTACGGGACCATGGCCGATGCGAGACGCTTCATTGCCGCCGCGCACAAACGCGGCTTGCGGGTGATCACCGAGCTGGTCATCAACCACACCTCGGACCAGCATCCATGGTTCCAGCGTGCACGCAAGGCGAAGAAGGGTTCCGCGGCTCGCGACTTCTATGTCTGGTCGGATACCGATGACAAATACGACGGCACGCGGATCATTTTCCTCGATACCGAAGTGTCGAACTGGACCTGGGACCCGGTCGCGCAGCAGTACTTCTGGCACCGGTTCTATTCACACCAGCCGGACCTCAATTTCGACAATCCGCAGGTGATGAAGGCGGTGCTCAGCGTGATGCGCTACTGGCTCGACCTGGGCATCGACGGGCTGCGGCTGGACGCGATTCCCTATCTGGTCGAACGCGACGGCACCAACAACGAAAACCTGCCGGAAACCCATGCGGTGCTGAAACAGATTCGCGCCGAGATCGATGCCAACTACCCGGACCGCATGCTGCTTGCCGAGGCCAACCAGTGGCCGGAAGACACCCAGCTGTATTTCGGCGGCGAGGACGGTGGGCCGGGGGATGAGTGCCACATGGCGTTCCACTTCCCGCTGATGCCGCGCATGTATATGGCTCTGGCGCAGGAGGACCGCTTTCCGATCACCGACATCCTCAGGCAGACGCCGGACATTCCCGCGAACTGCCAGTGGGCGATTTTCTTGCGTAACCATGATGAGCTGACGCTCGAAATGGTCACCGACAAGGAGCGCGACTACCTCTGGAACTACTACGCCTCGGACAAGCGCGCGCGGATCAACCTCGGCATTCGCCGGCGCCTGGCGCCGCTGCTCGAGCGCGACCGTCGCCGCATCGAACTGCTCAACAGCCTGCTGCTGTCGATGCCGGGCACCCCGGTGATCTATTACGGCGACGAAATCGGCATGGGCGACAACATTTTCCTCGGCGACCGCGACGGTGTGCGCACCCCGATGCAGTGGTCGGTGGACCGCAACGGCGGCTTCTCGCGGGCCGACCCGCCAAGCCTGGTCCTGCCACCGATCATGGACCCGCTGTATGGTTACCAGGCGATCAACGTCGAGGCGCAGCAGCGCGACCCGCACTCGCTGCTCAACTGGACGCGGCGGCTGCTGTCCATCCGCAAGCAGTTCAAGGCATTCGGCCGTGGCACGCTGAAGATGCTGGCGCCGAGCAATCGGCGGATTCTGGCGTACCTGCGCGAGTACACCGCCCCCAATGGCGAAACGGAGGTGATCTTCTGCGTCGCCAACGTGTCCCGTTCGGCCCAGGCGGCGGAACTCGAGCTTTCGCACTACGCCGGCATGGTGCCGGTGGAGATGGTGGGCGGAAGCGCGTTCCCGCCGATCGGCCAACTGCCCTATCTGCTGACATTGCCACCTTACGGCTTCTACTGGTTCCAGTTGGCGACCAGTCATCAGATGCCCAGCTGGCACCAGGAACCGGTGGCAACCATGCCTGATTTTCAGACCCTGGTGCTCAAGCGCCTGGATACCCTCACCAGCGCCAACAAGCGCATTCTCGAAACCGAGTCCTTGCCGGCCTATCTGCCCAAGCGACGGTGGTTCGCCAGCAAGGATGCGACCATCGACTCGATCCGGATCTGCTACAGCGTGCCGTTCGGCGACCCGCACAAGCCCGTGCTGTTGAGCGAAATCGCAGTGGATACCGGCGGGCGGACCGACCTTTACCAGTTGCCGCTGGGATTCCTCGACGAGGGCGATTTCGACATCGCCTTGCCGCAACAACTGGCGATGGCGCGGGTGCGCCGTGGACCGCAGGTGGGCCTGCTGACCGATGCCTTCGCACTGAACCAGTTCGTGTTGGGTGTCATACAAGGGCTGCGTGAGGGACAGGTGCTGCCCTGCGGTGAAGGCGAGATCCGCTTCGAGCCGATGGCCACGCTGGATGAAATCGAGCTGCCGGCCGACGCGGAAGTCCGCTACCTCTCGGCCGAGCAGTCCAACAGTTCGGCGATAATCGGCAGCAGCATGATGATCAAGGTGCTGCGTCGGGTGTCGGCGGGCGTGCATCCGGAACTGGAAATGGGCCGCTTCCTGACCGAGCAGGGCTTTACGCATATCTCGGCGATGCTCGGCCAGGTGACCCGCGTCGACAAGCAGGGCGAGCAGCATGCCTTGATGGTCGTGCAGCGCTACCTCGATAACCAGGGGGATGCGTGGGAATGGACGCTGAACACACTGGACCGCGCCGTTCGCGACCAGATTGCCGGTGGCGTTTCCCTGCATGAGAATCAGTACAGCGCCCTCGAGGAACTCGAAGCCTTCAATCGTCTGCTTGGGCAACGCCTGGGCGAGATGCACATGACGCTGGCGGCTGAAACCGATGACCCGGCCTTTGCCAGCGAGCCGACAGGCCCGGCCGACGTCAAGGCGTGGACCCGGGCGATCTCCGCTCAGGTAGAACGAGCGCTCGACCTGCTGCAAACCCACCGGGGCGACTTCGACCGCAAGGCGACCGTGCTCGTCGACCAGTTGTTGGCGCAACGCAAATCGTTGCTGGCCGAAGTCAAGCGCCTGGCCGCCCGTACCCAGGGCGGGTTGCGCACACGCGTGCACGGCGACCTTCACCTCGGGCAGGTCCTGGTGGCGCAGGGCGATGCATACTTCATCGACTTCGAAGGCGAACCGGCTCGTTCGCTGGATGAGCGCAGAAGCAAGCTGAGCCCGTTCAAGGACGTTTCCGGCGTATTGCGTTCGTTCGAATACGCCACTGCCATGACCCTGCGTAACGCGCAGATAAGCGACAGCTCCGAAGCGGCGGACCTGGTGCGGCGCAACATTTCCGATACCTACCAGCAAAGCGCGCGCAGTGTATTTCTCGAGGCCTATCGCGAGGCGACGGCGCAGATGCCGCATGCCTGGCAAGACGCTGCCGGGGCCGAAGCGGCCCTGGCCTTGTTCAGCCTTGAAAAAACCGCCTATGAAGTGGCCTACGAGGCAGAGAACCGCCCAGCCTGGCTGTCCGTTCCCCTTCAGGGACTGGCGGCACTGGCACAACAGATTTCCGATGGAGGTTCCCTATGAATGACCGACCGGCCGTGACCATGCCAGGCGAAACCCTGCTTCCCAGCGACGCTGATGTCGATGCGCTGGTGCGCGCCGAGCATGGCGATCCGTTTTCCATACTCGGCCCACACCCCGACGGTGACGGGCTGGTAATTCGCGCCTACTTGCCAAACGCGTTGGGCGTCGAGGTGCTCGAACGCACCGGGGGCCGCGTGCTGGCGGCGATGGAACAGGGCCAGGTGCCCGGCTTCTTTTTCACCCGGCTGACCAATCCGCAACCCTACCTGTTGAAAATCCGCTGGGCCGGCGGCGAACAGGTGACCGAAGACCCGTTCAGTTTCGGGCCGCAGCTCGGCGAAATGGACATGTACCTGTTTTCCGAGGGCAATCACCGTGAGATCGGCCGCGTGTTCGGTGCGCAGCCGATGGACGTCGACGGCGTGCAGGGCGTGCGCTTCGCCGTCTGGGCGCCCAATGCCCGACGCGTCTCGGTGGTCGGCAGCTTCAACGACTGGGATGGCCGTCGGCACCCGATGCGCCTGCGTTTTCCGGCCGGGGTCTGGGAAATCTTCATACCGCGTCTGCAGCCAGGCGACCGCTACAAATACGAGATTCTCGGTCCGCAAGGGATACTGCCTTTGAAGGCGGACCCCGTGGCGTTGGCCACCGAATTGCCGCCGGGCACTGCTTCGGTGATTTCCCATCCGCTGGAGTACGAGTGGAAAGACGACGCCTGGCTGCAGCAGCGGGTCGCGCGGCAATCGCTACAGGCGCCGATGACCATCTACGAGCTGCACGCCGGCTCGTGGCGCCGGGAGGGTGGCGACGATGGCCGGCTCTAC is a genomic window of Stutzerimonas stutzeri containing:
- the fdxH gene encoding formate dehydrogenase subunit beta, which gives rise to MRGDQINLQNIIARSATTTPSPQVRHGGVDKVTKLIDVSVCIGCKACQVACSEWNDLRDEVGECDGTYNNPQDLTAESFEVMRFSEYENEQGNLEWLIRKDNCMHCAEPGCLKACPSPGAIVQYANGIVDFNSEHCIGCGYCVAGCPFDIPRISKKDNKAYKCTLCSDRVYHGLEPACVKSCPTSAIMFGTKDDMLDYGAHRVEHLKGRGYENAGIYDPPGVGGTHVVYVLQHADKPEIYSGLPKDPHISPTVELWKGVTKPIMSVALGVSVLAGFFHYVMKGPKEEPEDDPDPELAARDRALDRREEDRL
- a CDS encoding formate dehydrogenase subunit gamma encodes the protein MSHSNVKYGILRYGWWTRVNHWLIAITFVLLTLSGLALFYPAFFGLTALFGGPEPTRIVHPYIGVFMSLFFMIQAVRFFGDNLIRRHDVQWVRQIGDVLSNRDERLPPVGKNNAGQKLVYWIFLATVPILLITGIVLWRPWIADDMPVWALRWAVMIHAITAFVAIITLVIHVYSAIWVKGSVRAMTQGRVSHAWARHHHGLWYEDIMRNNKSDAQSASPTSEVQDRRP
- the fdhE gene encoding formate dehydrogenase accessory protein FdhE — protein: MNGAAVNHAYGSAPSGIMEAPHVTLPDAKVFSKRATRLRELVVQVPSLDEFLAFMARLVQAQHQVLNDHEPAWRPAAGAFDQALKHGMPPLGFQALRRDVGWQHDLLALLDAVELHVGTRQRPLLGTLREMPPEQRDALADDVFEMRPGNEATRALLPLVAAALQVSWVRMAMGLPDAPTRPTGEAKTLCPCCGAAPVASVVHNERHRSGVRYLHCAICATEWHLERITCSACDTGGKLLYLSLDDDQGKPFLPVQAEACGECHSYLKLMQRELHGRAEPIADDLASLALDLLLAEQGEYVRSGYNPLLITAD
- a CDS encoding alpha-1,4-glucan--maltose-1-phosphate maltosyltransferase; its protein translation is MIESQPHATIHPRLEQALKMPRIAIEATEPVLDGGRFAAKAIIGHPVNVTSKIFADGHDQLAAAICWRTRDETGWRRARLKLIGNDIWEGHFTPTQVAGHEFMIEAWWDVYETYRYELSKKHAAGVPVQLELEEGRLLLERASGRAQGETKAIIDDLLHRLSTAHLDDERVSVMLADETAAVMADADPREHCSQSPVFALDVERPLAQFASWYELFPRSETDDPNRHGTFRDVHKRLPSIRDMGFDVLYFTPIHPIGRKHRKGRNNSLDAGPHDPGSPYAIGSEEGGHDAVHPQLGTLEDFRELVAAAREHGLEIALDFAIQCSQDHPWLKEHPGWFSWRPDGTIRYAENPPKKYQDIVNVDFYAEDAMPDLWIALRDVVWHWVEQGVKIFRVDNPHTKPLPFWEWMIADIRERDPDVMFLAEAFTRPAMMARLGKVGFNQSYTYFTWRNNKAELTEYLTELNEPPLRDCYRPNFFVNTPDINPFFLHDSGRPGFLIRAALATMGSGLWGMYSGFELCESAAIPGKEEYLDSEKYEIRPRDYHAPGNIIAEIAQLNRIRRQNPALQTHLGFKAYTAYNDNILYFGKRTPDRSNFILVAISLDPHNAQEAHFELPLWELGLPDHAETRGEDLMNGHRWTWYGKTQWMRIEPWYQPFGIWRLTADAPDPDLK
- the treS gene encoding maltose alpha-D-glucosyltransferase; the protein is MAKARKPAAFIKDPLWYKDAVVYQVHLKSFYDSNNDGVGDFQGLIEKLDYIADLGVNTIWLLPFYPSPRRDDGYDIAEYRGVHPDYGTMADARRFIAAAHKRGLRVITELVINHTSDQHPWFQRARKAKKGSAARDFYVWSDTDDKYDGTRIIFLDTEVSNWTWDPVAQQYFWHRFYSHQPDLNFDNPQVMKAVLSVMRYWLDLGIDGLRLDAIPYLVERDGTNNENLPETHAVLKQIRAEIDANYPDRMLLAEANQWPEDTQLYFGGEDGGPGDECHMAFHFPLMPRMYMALAQEDRFPITDILRQTPDIPANCQWAIFLRNHDELTLEMVTDKERDYLWNYYASDKRARINLGIRRRLAPLLERDRRRIELLNSLLLSMPGTPVIYYGDEIGMGDNIFLGDRDGVRTPMQWSVDRNGGFSRADPPSLVLPPIMDPLYGYQAINVEAQQRDPHSLLNWTRRLLSIRKQFKAFGRGTLKMLAPSNRRILAYLREYTAPNGETEVIFCVANVSRSAQAAELELSHYAGMVPVEMVGGSAFPPIGQLPYLLTLPPYGFYWFQLATSHQMPSWHQEPVATMPDFQTLVLKRLDTLTSANKRILETESLPAYLPKRRWFASKDATIDSIRICYSVPFGDPHKPVLLSEIAVDTGGRTDLYQLPLGFLDEGDFDIALPQQLAMARVRRGPQVGLLTDAFALNQFVLGVIQGLREGQVLPCGEGEIRFEPMATLDEIELPADAEVRYLSAEQSNSSAIIGSSMMIKVLRRVSAGVHPELEMGRFLTEQGFTHISAMLGQVTRVDKQGEQHALMVVQRYLDNQGDAWEWTLNTLDRAVRDQIAGGVSLHENQYSALEELEAFNRLLGQRLGEMHMTLAAETDDPAFASEPTGPADVKAWTRAISAQVERALDLLQTHRGDFDRKATVLVDQLLAQRKSLLAEVKRLAARTQGGLRTRVHGDLHLGQVLVAQGDAYFIDFEGEPARSLDERRSKLSPFKDVSGVLRSFEYATAMTLRNAQISDSSEAADLVRRNISDTYQQSARSVFLEAYREATAQMPHAWQDAAGAEAALALFSLEKTAYEVAYEAENRPAWLSVPLQGLAALAQQISDGGSL